CGTGCTTTGGACACGCAATGCCTGTGCTCAGGACTACTCCAAAATCCTCAATGTCAAAAGGGGATCCCCGCGAGAGGGGGAAGGACGAATGTGGACATTGCTTTGGTTGACGTCAGTTGGCAGTTTgtaccaagaaaaaaaacaatctaACTTGGACATTCCAGACTTGTTTGTGTGAAACCTTCAAgtggaaaacaaaagaaatgaaACAAAATGGCAGTTGAAAAGGACTCACATGATCAACAGCATGGAACTTTCCCCGGTACTGAAAAACAAGCACCTGGTTCCGCAGATCCGCTCCTTCCTCGGCAGCTTCCGTAAGCGGCACAACCTCCGCCTCTGCATTCCCCCTTGGCCCTTCTGGCAGCGGGACGCGGAACACCTTGCAGGCGGGTATGGATGCGGTGGTCGATCCCACGGCAGCTTCGCAGGGTGCCGGTATGTCCTTCTCTGCCAGGGCGCCGTCGTGGCTGTTGTCAATGTTGGGGAATGATGATGCCAAGCCGGCGAAAAACCATCCAGAATCGGGGCGACCTGGGCGATAGGCCTGGATGGCCCGGGCGAGCCCATCAAACATGGCGGTGGGAATTTTATTGAGCTCAAAGCAAAGCTGTACAATGGAGAGATGAGACGCAACAAACAAGGCAGGCGCAAAGAGGGGTGCTCACTCGATCTAAATTTTGGTAGCCCCAAAACGGGGAATCAAATGAATGGCCATTGGATGACCACAGAGGAATCTTTGCTAAAGTGGGTACATTTCCccggatcgattaaattgGCATGCACGAGCAGGCAGTAATCCAGTTGTGGGGCATAGAGGGTCCGGTGGATTTTCATCTTTATCTCCTTTGCTCCCAGGAGATGAACAAAGAAAGACCATTTGTCTTCTCCCAGGTCACCTTTGTACCGTCAGGACAAGGACACGATTGGCTTTGTTTGGCAATAGACAAACCACcgccttctcggcttctCTACTCTAATCATGACGCTTCTAGTATTCCATCAGTATAAAACAGACGGGGGATTGTCCCTACTTGGGCCTCGGCCCTCGTTTGTGTTTTACGCCACAAGTTTGCCAGATTTACTTGCTACAACATTAACAGGAATCTATAGAACCAGAACTGACTACCACAGTAGCTCCTTTACCAAGCACTATGACAAGCCACTCTAACGAGAGCTGCCAGCTGGATCTGGCCCGGCTGGACGTTGTCGCAGTACGCATCCGCGATTCCCGTCGCGTAAATGGCCCCAAGGCATGTGAGTGCCATCAGGCCATGTCATATTTCCTGCGCCAAGATAGCAATGGTATCTTGATGAACATAATTGACAACGgcaaattcttcagctggcTGAGGGCAGAAGTGGGCTTCAGCACAATATACGATTCCTTGGCCTTCCATACACGTCGAGACTCGCTTGATATCACTGGCATCTGCGGCCCCGTCGACATTTCTGTCATTGTGGACAATGTACAGTATGACAAGTCTTGGTGGCCTGCCGATGGAAAAACCGTCTTCTTCCTCATCTATGAGGTCGCAACACCAAAGACGCCTCGGCCCGACGGCTGCACCGCTGAGGAAGCTGTTCTTGACTTGATGGATGAGGAAGTCGATTTACATATGTGTCGCAGGATGTCACCGGAAAATCGCGTCGAGGAAAACCTGGCCTGCTTTCCCGAGGGACGACAGCTACTTCTACAAACCCCTTTGTCGCGATGTTCATCCTCTGCATCACAATCATCAGAAGGTGTCTCTTCCGACACTACTACCTCATCCCATACAATGTCAGCTGGTAGCTCACCATCCATGGCGACTTCGCGACTCTCATCAGCAGTTGCCAAGGGCCAACGATCACACGTCCCATCTACCCCTGGAAAACCAAGCATCTTAGCTCGGCTGAGCCAGCCGACAGCCAGCAGCAGTGCCAAATCGAACGCCCCGAGCGGACGCACACTCAACCTCAGATCTAGGCCTAAGCCCACGGCCGCTAGCGCCCCCGATGTAGTAGCGACGCCACGTCCGGCCGACAAGATAGATGTCGACGCCGAGTACTCGGCCATGGACGAAACTAACATTGATGCGGCCCTCGGCAGCTACAACAACGATGGAAGCGATTCTGCGTGGCTGCAGTGCTTGAACTTCTTTTGCATAAACCCAGTTGAATATGCAAACCGTGAGGCGCGCGATATGCAGGCCTCAAAGGCTGGTCATTTGCCCGTCAAGAAGCTGCATGGGTTCAGGGGAGGATTGTTTGACTACCAAATGTCGGCAGTGTTCCAGATGCTGTGTCTGCTCCGCAAGGGTGTACGTGGTGGCTTCCTCGCTGACGAGATGGGACTTGGGAAGAGCATCGAGATGCTAGGCATTCAGTCAGTGCTGTTTTCACTGAGGAGCATGGTCGAAGATATCCATCAGAATCGCGGTAAGCACTCTTTCTCCGGACCTGCATGCAAGGCAGAGGGACGATACATGATCCGGTGCCCTTGCTACCACCCCCACTCGCGCGAGCTGGCCGACCTGGTTCTCGATGGGCCCGCCGTTATCATCGCacccaccagcaccagcgagCAGATGTTCCAGATGACCAAGCAGAGGCTCGACCCCAAGGTGTTCGAGATTCGGCTAGTTGGGGCGTCTGTTGGAGCCGACGGTGCTTTGTCGAGCACCGACATGCGTGCACTGGCTTGGAAATCCGTCAAGAACCCAGTCGCAGGCGAGCCCGACTTTCGAAGCGGCCTCTTGGGCCAGAACAAATTTGTCATTGTATGCCCAGACTCCAAAATCAAGGAACTGCACAAGGTCATGCCAAGCGCAGTATATATGGACGAGTTCCATCAATACACGCAGGCTGGTAGGCCTATCGATCGCTGGCTGAAGGCGGTTCAGGGCTGGGCGGCTCCCAAAGGCGGACCTCCTCCATTCTATTTTGTAGGCGGGACACCGATCGAGAACTCGCCAGCCGATATTCGAGCCCAGCTGGAGCGACTTGAGCAGCCTTCATGGAGTGAAGGTCAGATGAAGGTAGCGACGGTGAGTGCCCTGGATTCTGTCATTGCGCGTTACACCGAACTACAACAGATGCAGAAAGATGGCCTTTGCATCCTTCCCCGCGATATACGCAACTACCACATTCAACTCAACGCAATTCTGCGCCGGGTTATGGTACGCCGCTTGGCGACCGACTCCTTCCGTGGCCGCATTCTCGCTCTAAAGCCCATGCGCGTCAACATTCATCAGGTTCCGGTGTTGCGTGGTGCTCAAGACCTTCTCGGGGCATGCTCCACTGCCACTCGCTCACTTGTAGTTAAACACATTGGCAGTGAGGAGGAGCAGCACGTAGGCCAACACTTGGACAGCGACTCGGGGGAGGAGATTCTGGAGAAGCTAAGATTGGCCAGTTTCTTCCCTCAAACGGCCAAGACTTTCAAGGGCAAGGCTGCTTGTTCCTTGCTGGAGAAGGACCTTGTCAAGTACATGCAAGCCTGCAAAGGAGGCATCGAAAAGTCGAAGTACTGGGATGTGGTCGAAGAGTTGACTGCCAACAGCGCCAAACTGGACACGCTCAAGAAGCTGATCCATACGATGCTCGACGACAAGACGCAGATCCCGAAAGAGCACTTTCGGACCAAGAAAATGTGCATCATTACCCCCACTGAAGGCGAGGCGTTACTCATCTTTGCGCACCTGCGAAAGACGCGGGATGCCTGGTCGAAGGCTATCAAACCCAAGCCAGTGTGGCTGCATAGCGGCATGTCCAGCaccgaggccgccgaggtcgTCCGCACATTCAAGCAAAAGGGCAACGCGGCAGCCAACATACTGGTGGCGCCCCTTTCGCGCGCCGGGACAGGGCTCGATCTCCCGCAGGCCAACTACCTCGTCTTGACGGGACTGGGCTGGCGCAAGCGGGACAACAAGCAGGCTTTTTACCGGATCCACCGTGCAGGCCAGACGCTGGAAACTCACCTGCACCTCATCGTCAGCCGTGGCAACCCGGCCGAGCGTCGCATCTGGGCGCGCCATTCTGGGGGCAAGGTAGCCAGTGAAACGGCCTGGAAGGTTTTCGCCGAGAACGACACCATCCCCCAGGATGAGCTGCCGGATGCTGTCAAGGATGCAGTGGGCAACGTGGTCTCTGAGAATTCGACCCAAGTTCACTAAGGCGAGGGAGATGCAGTGTGGTGGGCTTGTAAGGTAAATATTGTGAACCACTCTACGAATTTCTTCTATAAATTTGAATCTGTATGCTAACTCAGAGACCTGGCTCCAGGTGACGTGCGATGCTGTAAAAATGTGATACATTGTTGTACTATGCCTCCATACAGAAGCTACTGGTGCTGGATGATGTTCATGTTATTGGTGTAAGCATCAGTACACCTTTGCATCCAACTCCAGCAAGGGTCTCTACAGTAGTTTGCAAGGTGAGCAACCCAGTCAGTCCTTGGTAGGCGGGGGAGACGGTGTAGATATCAGATGAAACGCCTCTCGTGTGTTTGGCCGCATTTACTCCTATTTGAGCACTTACTATCGGGCCTTTTCTTGAAAGAGCCCTCCTTCGTCTCATTCATGtcagaaaaaaggaaattgaGCGTATAGTGCGGGGAAGAGGATGGGGATCAGGCAGGCACACTTTTCACCTGATAAATTTCAAAAGTTTAGATTCGGACTAGAATTAAAACCGGATGATGCTCGGTAGATGACCATCTTGGACATTTCCAAGTTGCCGTCCGGCGTGTCATACTGCCTTGTAGGTATCATTCAAAAGCAGTACTATAAAACAAAATGCAACAATCACAAAAGAAAGTCCCCGGGCAGACAAAGTGAGTGCAATGTTCCCTCGTCTGctccagaaaagaaaagtccgGAACTGAAATATTATAGCTCGAATCCCCCCGCTGTACTCCCATTGCCTGAATCCTCGTCGCTACGCCCAGGGGCCAAAAGGCTTTCAACTTTGGCCCAGCAGTCAGACTTTAGGCTTGGACGGCGCCGTTGTTCCCCTGAGCCGGGACGGGAGTCTTTTCGTTGCCCTGGCCGGGCTCGCGGGCCTCGAAGCCCAGCGAGGCAAAGTCGGTGTTGCGGTGGCCGAGCAGCAGGACGAAGCCGACGGCGGGCCTGCTGAAGATGTCGAGGATGCCGTAGAAGATGGCCTCGGAGTCGGGGTGGATGACGTTGCCGCCCTCGCTCAGGCCCCAGGAGACGGGGTAGAAGAGCCagcagacgacgacgagcagCGAGGCCGTCAGGTAGGTGCTGCCGACGGAGCCGCCTACTGCAGAGGCGTATTTGCGGCCGGGGATGAGGAGCTGGTAGAAGACGAACCATTCGGCCATCACGGCAAAGGTGaactgtttttgtttttttttttttgttcaggtCTTGGTTTCAGCTTGTGCGTACTATTTTTGTGATCTTGACAAGGCAGATTCAGAAGTTTCAGGGTGCTACTTACGTATCCCCATTTATAAGTGGTCTGCGTCAAGGCACCGATCAGCAAGCAGACGTTGAAGATCTCTGCCGCCACCATGGTGGTCAAGGTCGTGGACAGGGGCACGCCCGAGGACATCATCAGCGCCAAGACGACCAGCGGCAGAGACACGGCCCAGTCGACGTAGCGGGCGTAAAAGATCTCGCGCGTGCCGGCGGCGAAGGTGTAGGAGCTGTCGGGGCGCGTGAACTCGGCCTGGATGGGTACCTGGCCCAGCCCCGACGCCATGCTGAAGTAGCCTATGGCGGCCACGAAGCAGAACAGGGCCGAGGCCTGGTGGAAGACGCGGTGGGAGAGCGGCTTCTTGATGGCCGCCCCGGTGAAGATGACGGCGGAAACCGCCATGAGGGCCATCACGGTAAAATACCAATCGCTGCCATGGTTTGTGAGAGCCGTGTTGGCCTGCGACCCGACGATGGAGTTGATTTCGAGGGCTTGGTTGCCAGACATTGTGTTTGTCTTGTGTTTGATATGATATTAGAGAAAGCCTTTCAAGAGCATATACTAGACTAGGATTTGTGATATGATTTCTCAGAGATGATCGTCTCGTCTGTCTTTCCCGAGGCCAGCagaagagaaaagagaaatagAAGACAGGTCTTTCATCCAACCACTACTTTGGCCGGTTGAGTTGGACAAAACACCAGGTCGGGACCGCTTTGGAAAATAAATGAGCGGCAAAGAGCACATATttctacgcagacgacgagcGGGAACCGGGCCATGACCGTCCCGCACAACCCCAAGCATCTTTTACCGAAACCGCGTTACAAGCCACCCATTTCGGGGTTCTGGACTTGACTGGACTTGACTGGACTGTCTGAGATGGACTCATGATCGCAAGTGGAAAAGTTCCCCCCAGATTCCATGACGTTCCGACCCTGCCGAGACAACAGacgtgtttttttctttcttttttcttctctctttcttgttTGCCTTGCCTGATTACCATTCCCTTTCATCTTTGACAAATCTTGGAGATTGGGCAGGGTTTCCGCACCGGATAATCCACGAGTTTTGGGTCATGAGGTCGATCCAAGTAGCCAATGTAGAGCTATTATCCATGGATTTCAGTCTGGTCGACCAACCAAATTCTCATCCGTTGTTGGTTTATGGTTTATCGTCTGATGGGCTGGGGTGAAAGTAGTCATGACCCTTTTACCGGCAGCTGAGCAATCTTGAGTTCGGAATTACTGCGGGATGTAGCGAGGAACACGCGTTGGAAAAACTTGAAACCAGTGCATAGAGATGCCTATAGGGTAGGTATTATTGATTTAATAGTGTTCAAACTGGCCACAATAGAAAAAAGTCCGTCGAACTATATCCAGCGTGTGATGATACTTTGTAATCCTGCCACgacaagtttttttttcggcagcTTCGGATCTttgctccatcaaagtcataCGACTTGAATTCCGTGGTCGTCGGTCGATAGCTCGTGAGATGGTGGCGGGATGCTGCTCTCAAATACCACATTCGACATGTTTCCAAACCGATATAGGCAGGCGTAGCAAGGGTTGCAATGCGACGGCCTATCAAGGCGGCCTCGGGGGGTATTATTATACGTACCACGTATTAACCACGTAAATGCGGGGAAGGAAGGAAGCAAGGACTTTTGCTGGTTCCGTTTCTTGGTATTCAGATCCGCAAAGTCCCCGACGGGAGAATGGAGGGGTAGGtacactagaactagatagactagatagttctagttctaggtctagtaaATCTGCATGTCGTGTGCAACGAAGCAACAGCAAGCCCTCCCTGGGCTTGATTCGCCAAGCTTTTGCGATTGCTCAAGACGGGCCGATAGATGATCATGTCCCCCTCTTTTGATCAGAAActcaaaaaacaaaataaagaaaacaCTTCGTCGCTATTGACCCCTGAGGGACAGCCCTGACGCATCGGGACTCAACTCTCATGTTCGCATCCACGGCTTGATTGAGATTAAGAACAAATCTTTCCAGGTCGAGATCTTCTTTTCCTCTGCCACTTGGGCATAGCAGCAGCGCCCAGACCTCAAGCCGGTAGTTCATCTCAAAAACTCAACTTGGTTGGGTTTCACCCACATCAGGCAAAGCAGCTCTTTCCTCGCCGAGATGTAAATGCACGGTTGGGATCGGAGATTCTAAAGATGACGGGCCCTGCGTCGCTCGGGATACCCCGGCCGAAATGTGaccgttttttttctttctcaatATTCCAGCTCTATACACCTGCTGTACATTGTACATTGAGATTTGTCCAACCATGCGCCTTATATTTATCAAACAGGTATAAACACAGAAAGAAGAAATGAAAAGGGGGGATAAGGCGACCTAGATAACCTTGTACACTGGGTAGATTGAGGAGTAGAAGAGGTAAAAAGAATGGTCGGAATAAACTCCATTGGGAGAAAAGTAAAGAGTGATGGTCGTGACTGTGACGAATCAATccgatgtttttttttttcttttttttttctttttcttttttgttgctcCAAAAAGACCCCCCTCAGGAGGAACTCAACCACCCACAGCCATCGCAGCTTCACCAAGCTTCCTAATCTCCTCGGCCAGCGTTACGGAGCTGATGTACTTGCGCCTGTTCCTCCTGCTGACTCCCTCGTGCTCTTGGTTCCACTCCAAGACCTCCTGGACCATGCCGTCCATGGTCGTGGTCAAGCCCGTGTAGCCGATGCCGCCCTCGCTGATGGGCTTGGTGGCGTCGCCCTGGTGGTTGGCTATGAGGTGCGTGGTGATGCTGAAGAGCGGCGGCTTGAGGTGCTTGATGTCGTTGTTCAAGGGTGGGATGATGTGCTTGAGACGAGGGTAGCGATGCGGCAGTAGCGCGTACCACTCGATGGCGTAGGCGACCATGAGGATCACCACGGGGCAGAGGATACGCACGGTCCGGAAGCTGGTGATGCTCAGGGTTGCAATCATCGACCACAGGGTTTTGTTTGTGATTGGCGGGTTGGGATCCGTGACCGTGAAGGGTCTTCCGGCCTGGGGACGCGAGGCCGAGTCGGTCGGGTCTAGAACTGCCTCTAGGTTGAGGTGCGCGATGGCGCAGTTGAGGGCGTGTATATATGATTGAACGATTTGGGGGTTCCATCTAGGTGAACATTTTGTGAGCAAGCAGCGGGGGTCGGGGTGCAGTACTAGTACTGGTACTAGGACAAGGGAAACTCACGATGGGAATATTCCCAAGGCCAGCGGACCGCCGATGATATTGTCAGTTGGGTTTCCATAGATGCCGTTGGCGGGACGGATAGCTAAAAGTTtggttggttttgttttgttttagaATCATTTCTCTCAACCATCAAATACAAGGCAAACGCTTTTCACACTCGGGGGCAAAACTTCACTTACATCCCGTCCGCATCTTGTCCGAGTTGGCACCACACACTATCCGCTCGGCGAAGGCTTTGCTCGCGGGGTAATTCCCGAAAAACTCATTGTGCGGCCGCAGTGGCTTCCAAAAGTCGCTCTCGTCCAGAACCTGGGCGTGATGGCGCGGCCCCTTGGTGAGGAGCTCCCATGGCGATATCCAGAACTCGACAGGTCTTATGCTGATGGACCCCGAGGACGTCGCGATGAAgacgtcggcgccggcaGCCTGGGCCTCCTCGACCAGGATGCGGGTCCC
Above is a genomic segment from Pyricularia oryzae 70-15 chromosome 7, whole genome shotgun sequence containing:
- a CDS encoding Rieske domain-containing protein, with amino-acid sequence MFDGLARAIQAYRPGRPDSGWFFAGLASSFPNIDNSHDGALAEKDIPAPCEAAVGSTTASIPACKVFRVPLPEGPRGNAEAEVVPLTEAAEEGADLRNQVLVFQYRGKFHAVDHQCPHSSFPLSRGSPFDIEDFGVVLSTGIACPKHGWSFDLFSGQGDRGSYRLKIWEVELRDASNGEESAQEKEVWVRRKQRIG